In one Dama dama isolate Ldn47 chromosome 5, ASM3311817v1, whole genome shotgun sequence genomic region, the following are encoded:
- the ASPHD2 gene encoding aspartate beta-hydroxylase domain-containing protein 2 codes for MSLEWLAAWGWSLDGLRDCIAAGIQSVRDCDTTAAVSVACLLALFVWYCYHVGREQPRAYASVNALMQGPDAAGLQNGFVYCQSAECVRCSHSDGLNQKLYHNLQEYAKRYSWSGMGRIHKGIREQGRYLSSRPSIQKPEVFFLPDLPTAPYFSREAQKHDVELLERNFQTILCEFETLYKAFSNCSLPQGWKMNSTPSGEWVTFYLVNQGVCVPRNCRKCPRTYRLLGSLRTCIGNNVFGNACLSVLSPGTVITEHYGPTNIRLRCHLGLKTPSGCELVVGGEPQCWAEGRCLLFDDSFLHTAFHEGSAEDGPRVVFMVDLWHPHVAAAERQALDFIFAPGR; via the exons atgtcgCTCGAGTGGCTGGCGGCCTGGGGCTGGTCGCTGGACGGCCTGAGGGACTGCATCGCCGCCGGCATCCAGTCGGTGCGGGACTGCGACACCACGGCGGCGGTCAGCGTGGCCTGCCTGCTGGCCCTGTTCGTGTGGTACTGTTACCACGTGGGCCGCGAGCAGCCCCGGGCCTACGCCTCGGTCAACGCCCTGATGCAGGGCCCCGACGCGGCGGGGCTGCAGAACGGCTTCGTGTACTGCCAGTCGGCCGAGTGCGTGCGCTGCAGCCACAGCGACGGCCTCAACCAGAAGCTCTACCACAACCTGCAGGAGTACGCCAAGCGCTACTCGTGGTCCGGCATGGGCCGCATCCACAAGGGCATCCGCGAGCAGGGCCGCTACCTCAGCAGCCGGCCGTCCATCCAGAAGCCCGAGGTCTTCTTCCTGCCCGACCTGCCCACCGCGCCCTACTTCTCGCGGGAGGCGCAGAAGCACGACGTGGAGCTGCTGGAGCGCAACTTCCAGACCATCTTGTGCGAGTTCGAGACCCTGTACAAAGCCTTCTCGAACTGCAGCCTTCCGCAGGGCTGGAAGATGAACAGCACCCCCAGCGGCGAGTGGGTCACCTTTTACCTGGTCAACCAGGGGGTCTGCGTCCCCCGGAACTGCAGGAAGTGCCCACGGACGTACCGCTTGCTGGGAAGCCTTCGGACCTGTATTGGCAACAATGTTTTTGGGAACGCGTGCCTGTCCGTGCTGAGCCCCGGCACCGTCATCACGGAGCACTACGGCCCCACCAACATCCGCCTCCGGTGCCATTTAG gTCTGAAAACTCCAAGTGGCTGTGAgctggtggtgggaggggagcCCCAGTGCTGGGCAGAAGGCCGCTGCCTCCTCTTCGATGATTCCTTCCTGCACACCGCGTTCCACGAAG gttcGGCGGAGGACGGCCCCCGGGTGGTTTTCATGGTGGATCTGTGGCACCCGCACGTTGCGGCGGCTGAGCGGCAGGCCCTGGATTTCATCTTTGCTCCGGGACGATGA